A genomic stretch from Juglans microcarpa x Juglans regia isolate MS1-56 chromosome 3S, Jm3101_v1.0, whole genome shotgun sequence includes:
- the LOC121257492 gene encoding zinc finger protein ZAT3-like, with protein sequence MKKNTSDSGLRFPSSPHLSDDNTRRKKRSKVIRIDEVMVLSSSGVVSKSKHGKKPDSSSAPKIMRPCSECGKKFWSWKALFGHMRCHPERQWRGINPPPNLRRPVPPPASSSERPVMMTEEDYEAAACLLMMANGGIESKSKSVSGSYHHGVQESGGSFLKEDAAEEASCRFECMSCKKVFGSHRALGGHRASHKNVKGCFAITRSDGDQEVEDHHGRDERDSVEDNGVMVLGSGHKCSICLRVFSSGQALGGHKRWHWEKGDEPSMLSRQGLSPSGTKELGSSFDLNMPAPVEFEGSSSSYASSGLTLDLRLGL encoded by the coding sequence ATGAAGAAGAACACCTCTGACTCCGGTCTCCGCTTTCCCTCCTCGCCACATCTTTCCGACGACAACACCCGCCGCAAGAAGCGTTCGAAAGTGATTAGAATCGATGAAGTGATGGTGCTGAGCTCGAGCGGCGTGGTTTCGAAGTCGAAACATGGGAAGAAACCAGACTCGTCAAGTGCGCCCAAGATCATGCGGCCGTGTAGCGAGTGCGGGAAGAAATTCTGGTCGTGGAAGGCCTTGTTCGGACACATGCGGTGCCACCCGGAACGACAGTGGCGCGGGATTAATCCCCCGCCGAATCTGCGCAGACCCGTACCGCCGCCAGCTAGTAGTTCGGAACGGCCTGTAATGATGACTGAAGAGGATTACGAAGCTGCAGCGTGCTTGTTAATGATGGCCAATGGGGGCATTGAGAGTAAGAGCAAGAGTGTTTCTGGTAGCTATCATCATGGGGTTCAAGAATCAGGTGGGTCTTTTCTCAAGGAGGATGCGGCCGAGGAGGCAAGCTGCCGGTTCGAGTGTATGAGCTGCAAGAAGGTATTTGGGTCGCACCGGGCGTTAGGAGGGCATAGGGCGAGTCACAAGAATGTGAAAGGGTGTTTCGCCATAACGAGGAGCGATGGTGATCAGGAGGTTGAGGATCACCATGGCCGCGATGAAAGGGATAGCGTGGAGGACAATGGGGTGATGGTTTTGGGATCAGGGCACAAGTGCAGCATTTGTTTGAGAGTGTTTTCAAGTGGGCAAGCTTTGGGTGGGCATAAGAGGTGGCATTGGGAGAAAGGGGATGAACCATCAATGCTAAGCCGACAAGGTCTCAGCCCTTCTGGAACAAAGGAGCTGGGTTCTAGCTTCGATTTGAATATGCCTGCCCCAGTGGAATTTGAAGGTTCCTCCTCTTCTTATGCTTCTTCAGGATTGACTTTGGATTTAAGGTTGGGACTATGA
- the LOC121257495 gene encoding ubiquitin domain-containing protein DSK2b-like encodes MGGVGDSSEPRVGGGDEEEQVVPINIRCSNGSKFAVRTSLQSTVSAFKAVLAQNCDVLADQQRLIYKGRILKDDQTLESYGLQAEHTVHMVRGFASAGSTPAAAAAANVTSTGNSGSANNSPGVTRGVGSNEGGGLGNAGLGASLFPGLGFNALGSGEAPGLFGAGLPEFEQVQQQLTQNPNMMREIMNMPAMQSLMSNPDLMRSLIMNNPQMREIIDRNPELAHVLNDPGILRQTVEAARNPELMREMMRNTDRAMSNIESSPEGFNMLRRMYENVQEPFLNATTMGGNAGNDSSSNPFAALFGNQGGTQVRDGANNPSTTGSETTSGLISPNTNPLPNPWNNTTGGMQTTTTQPNPAGDARAPGIGGLGGLGLPNMEHMLNGMPDATIMNQLLQNPAVSQMMQSLLSNPQYMNQILSLNPQLRGMVDTNPQLREMMQNPDLLRQLTNPETMQQMLALQQSLTSRLNQRQSTLDQAQTGGTPGAPNNAAALELMMNMFGGLGAGSLTVPNNPDVPPEELYATQLSQLQEMGFFDTQENIRALRATAGNVHAAVERLLGNSGL; translated from the exons ATGGGTGGCGTGGGTGATTCCAGTGAGCCGAGAGTCGGTGGTGGTGATGAAGAAGAACAAGTGGTGCCGATCAATATCCGGTGCTCCAACGGTTCGAAATTCGCTGTGAGGACCAGCCTCCAGTCCACCGTTAGCGCATTCAAAGCGGTTCTGGCTCAGAATTGCGACGTCCTAGCTGATCAGCAGAGGTTGATTTACAAAGGTCGCATCTTGAAAGATGATCAAACCCTAGAAAGCTATG GTTTGCAGGCAGAACACACTGTTCACATGGTTCGTGGGTTTGCTTCAGCTGGATCAActcctgctgctgctgctgctgcaaaCGTAACTTCTACAGGTAACTCTGGAAGTGCCAACAACAGTCCAGGTGTTACTCGTGGTGTTGGTTCAAATGAAGGTGGGGGATTGGGAAATGCTGGTCTTGGTGCATCTTTATTTCCTGGACTTGGCTTCAATGCCCTAGGCAGTGGGGAGGCTCCTGGTTTGTTTGGAGCTGGACTGCCAGAGTTTGAACAAGTGCAGCAACAATTGACTCAGAATCCAAACATGATGAGGGAAATAATGAACATGCCTGCCATGCAGAGCCTAATGAGCAACCCTGACTTAATGCGCAGCTTGATTATGAACAATCCTCAGATGCGTGAGATCATCGACCGTAATCCAGAGCTTGCTCACGTACTTAATGATCCTGGGATTCTGCGACAGACAGTAGAAGCTGCAAGGAACCCTGAGCTTATGCGTGAGATGATGCGAAACACTGACAGGGCGATGAGCAACATTGAATCTTCCCCAGAGGGATTTAACATGCTCAGAAGAATGTATGAAAATGTTCAGGAACCATTTCTGAATGCTACAACTATGGGTGGAAATGCTGGAAATGATTCGAGTTCAAACCCGTTTGCAGCACTTTTCGGAAATCAAGGTGGGACACAAGTCAGGGATGGTGCTAATAACCCCTCGACTACTGGTTCTGAAACAACCAGTGGGCTTATTTCGCCGAATACAAACCCACTCCCTAACCCTTGGAACAATACCACCG GAGGTATGCAGACAACAACTACGCAGCCAAATCCTGCTGGGGATGCAAGGGCACCTGGTATTGGTGGTCTTGGAGGGCTTGGTCTCCCCAATATGGAGCACATGCTTAATGGAATGCCAGATGCTACTATAATGAACCAGCTTTTGCAAAACCCAGCTGTATCACAGATGATGCAAAGCTTGCTATCTAATCCCCAATATATGAATCAG ATTCTCAGCCTCAACCCGCAATTACGTGGTATGGTAGATACAAACCCTCAATTGAGAGAAATGATGCAAAACCCAGATCTTCTACGTCAATTAACTAACCCCGAGACAATGCAG CAAATGCTAGCTTTACAGCAATCACTCACGTCTCGGCTTAATCAACGGCAATCAACATT GGATCAAGCTCAGACTGGTGGGACTCCAG GAGCACCGAATAATGCTGCTGCACTGGAGTTGATGATGAACATGTTTGGAGGTCTTGGAGCTGGGAGCTTGACCGTTCCAAATAACCCAGATG TACCCCCGGAGGAACTGTATGCAACTCAACTTTCACAGCTCCAAGAAATGGGTTTCTTTGATACTCAGGAGAATATCAGGGCACTGCGTGCTACGGCGGGGAATGTCCATGCTGCAGTGGAGCGACTTTTGGGGAATTCCGGGCTATAA
- the LOC121257494 gene encoding ubiquitin domain-containing protein DSK2a-like isoform X1 codes for MGSEGDSSEPRVGGGEEEQVAINIRCSNGSKFTVRTSLASTVSAFKAVLAQNCDVLADQQRLIYKGRILKDDQTLESYGLQAEHTVHMVRGFASAASTPAAAAANATATGNSGSPNNGPGVTRGVGPNEGGGLGNAGLGASLFPGLGFNALGSGDESGLFGAGLPEFEQVQQQLTQNPNMMREIMNMPAMQSLMNNPELMRSLIMNNPQMREIIDRNPELAHVLNDPGILRQTVEAARNPELMREMMRNTDRAMSNIESTPEGFNMLRRMYENVQEPFLNATTMGGNAGNDSSSNPFAALFGNQGGIQVRDGANNPSTTGSETTSELSSPNTNPLPNPWNNTAGGTQTTTTQPNPAGDAGAPGIGGLGGLGLPNMEHMFNGIPDATLMSQFLQNPAVSQMMQSLLSNPQYMNQILSLNPQLRGMVDTNPQLREMMQNPDLLRQLTNPETMQQMLALQQSLTSRLNLRQSTLDQDQTGGTTGAPNNAAALELMMNMFGGLGAGSLTVPNNPDVPRKNCMQLSFHSSKKWVSLILRRISGHCVLRLGMSMLRLSDFWVIPGNKLIGFFLFNGYSGQPSFGLVRVVILD; via the exons ATGGGTTCCGAGGGTGATTCGAGCGAGCCGAGAGTCGGTGGTGGTGAAGAAGAACAAGTGGCGATCAATATCCGGTGCTCCAACGGTTCGAAATTTACTGTGAGGACCAGCCTCGCGTCCACCGTTAGCGCATTCAAAGCGGTTCTGGCTCAGAATTGCGACGTCCTAGCTGATCAGCAGAGATTGATTTACAAAGGTCGCATCTTGAAGGATGATCAAACCCTAGAAAGCTATG GTTTGCAGGCAGAACACACTGTGCACATGGTTCGTGGGTTTGCTTCAGCTGCATCAActcctgctgctgctgctgcaaatGCTACTGCTACTGGTAACTCTGGAAGTCCCAACAACGGTCCAGGTGTTACACGGGGTGTTGGTCCAAATGAAGGTGGGGGCTTGGGAAATGCTGGTCTTGGTGCGTCTTTATTTCCTGGACTGGGCTTTAATGCGCTAGGCAGTGGGGACGAATCTGGTTTGTTTGGAGCTGGACTGCCAGAGTTTGAACAAGTGCAGCAACAATTGACTCAGAATCCAAACATGATGCGGGAAATAATGAACATGCCTGCCATGCAGAGCCTAATGAACAACCCTGAGTTAATGCGCAGCTTGATTATGAACAATCCTCAGATGCGTGAGATCATCGACCGTAATCCAGAGCTTGCTCATGTACTTAATGACCCTGGGATTCTTCGACAGACGGTAGAAGCTGCAAGGAACCCTGAGCTTATGCGTGAGATGATGCGGAACACTGACAGGGCGATGAGCAACATTGAATCTACCCCTGAGGGATTTAACATGCTCAGAAGAATGTATGAAAATGTTCAGGAACCATTTCTGAATGCTACAACGATGGGTGGAAATGCTGGAAATGATTCGAGTTCAAACCCGTTTGCAGCACTTTTCGGAAATCAAGGTGGGATACAAGTCAGGGATGGTGCTAATAACCCCTCGACTACTGGTTCTGAAACAACCAGTGAGCTTAGTTCTCCAAATACAAACCCACTCCCTAACCCTTGGAACAATACTGCTG GAGGTACTCAGACAACAACTACACAACCAAATCCAGCTGGGGATGCCGGGGCACCTGGTATTGGTGGTCTTGGAGGGCTTGGTCTCCCCAATATGGAACACATGTTTAATGGCATCCCAGATGCTACTCTAATGAGCCAGTTTTTGCAGAACCCAGCTGTATCACAGATGATGCAAAGCTTGCTCTCTAATCCCCAATATATGAATCAG ATTCTCAGCCTCAACCCACAACTACGTGGCATGGTAGATACGAATCCtcaattaagagaaatgatgcAAAATCCAGATCTTCTGCGTCAATTAACCAACCCTGAGACAATGCAG CAAATGCTAGCTTTACAGCAGTCACTCACATCTCGGCTTAATCTACGGCAATCAACCTT GGATCAAGATCAGACTGGGGGGACTACAG GAGCACCAAATAATGCTGCTGCACTGGAGCTGATGATGAACATGTTTGGTGGCCTTGGAGCTGGAAGCTTGACTGTTCCAAATAACCCAGATG TACCCCGGAAGAACTGTATGCAACTCAGCTTTCACAGCTCCAAGAAATGGGTTTCTTTGATACTCAGGAGAATATCAGGGCACTGCGTGCTACGGCTGGGAATGTCCATGCTGCGGTTGAGCGACTTTTGGGTAATTCCGGGCAATAAACTTATTgggtttttcctttttaatggTTACTCTGGGCAGCCGTCATTTGGACTTGTAAGAGTAGTTATTTTGGACTAG
- the LOC121257494 gene encoding ubiquitin domain-containing protein DSK2a-like isoform X2, with amino-acid sequence MGSEGDSSEPRVGGGEEEQVAINIRCSNGSKFTVRTSLASTVSAFKAVLAQNCDVLADQQRLIYKGRILKDDQTLESYGLQAEHTVHMVRGFASAASTPAAAAANATATGNSGSPNNGPGVTRGVGPNEGGGLGNAGLGASLFPGLGFNALGSGDESGLFGAGLPEFEQVQQQLTQNPNMMREIMNMPAMQSLMNNPELMRSLIMNNPQMREIIDRNPELAHVLNDPGILRQTVEAARNPELMREMMRNTDRAMSNIESTPEGFNMLRRMYENVQEPFLNATTMGGNAGNDSSSNPFAALFGNQGGIQVRDGANNPSTTGSETTSELSSPNTNPLPNPWNNTAGGTQTTTTQPNPAGDAGAPGIGGLGGLGLPNMEHMFNGIPDATLMSQFLQNPAVSQMMQSLLSNPQYMNQILSLNPQLRGMVDTNPQLREMMQNPDLLRQLTNPETMQQMLALQQSLTSRLNLRQSTLDQDQTGGTTGAPNNAAALELMMNMFGGLGAGSLTVPNNPDGPPEELYATQLSQLQEMGFFDTQENIRALRATAGNVHAAVERLLGNSGQ; translated from the exons ATGGGTTCCGAGGGTGATTCGAGCGAGCCGAGAGTCGGTGGTGGTGAAGAAGAACAAGTGGCGATCAATATCCGGTGCTCCAACGGTTCGAAATTTACTGTGAGGACCAGCCTCGCGTCCACCGTTAGCGCATTCAAAGCGGTTCTGGCTCAGAATTGCGACGTCCTAGCTGATCAGCAGAGATTGATTTACAAAGGTCGCATCTTGAAGGATGATCAAACCCTAGAAAGCTATG GTTTGCAGGCAGAACACACTGTGCACATGGTTCGTGGGTTTGCTTCAGCTGCATCAActcctgctgctgctgctgcaaatGCTACTGCTACTGGTAACTCTGGAAGTCCCAACAACGGTCCAGGTGTTACACGGGGTGTTGGTCCAAATGAAGGTGGGGGCTTGGGAAATGCTGGTCTTGGTGCGTCTTTATTTCCTGGACTGGGCTTTAATGCGCTAGGCAGTGGGGACGAATCTGGTTTGTTTGGAGCTGGACTGCCAGAGTTTGAACAAGTGCAGCAACAATTGACTCAGAATCCAAACATGATGCGGGAAATAATGAACATGCCTGCCATGCAGAGCCTAATGAACAACCCTGAGTTAATGCGCAGCTTGATTATGAACAATCCTCAGATGCGTGAGATCATCGACCGTAATCCAGAGCTTGCTCATGTACTTAATGACCCTGGGATTCTTCGACAGACGGTAGAAGCTGCAAGGAACCCTGAGCTTATGCGTGAGATGATGCGGAACACTGACAGGGCGATGAGCAACATTGAATCTACCCCTGAGGGATTTAACATGCTCAGAAGAATGTATGAAAATGTTCAGGAACCATTTCTGAATGCTACAACGATGGGTGGAAATGCTGGAAATGATTCGAGTTCAAACCCGTTTGCAGCACTTTTCGGAAATCAAGGTGGGATACAAGTCAGGGATGGTGCTAATAACCCCTCGACTACTGGTTCTGAAACAACCAGTGAGCTTAGTTCTCCAAATACAAACCCACTCCCTAACCCTTGGAACAATACTGCTG GAGGTACTCAGACAACAACTACACAACCAAATCCAGCTGGGGATGCCGGGGCACCTGGTATTGGTGGTCTTGGAGGGCTTGGTCTCCCCAATATGGAACACATGTTTAATGGCATCCCAGATGCTACTCTAATGAGCCAGTTTTTGCAGAACCCAGCTGTATCACAGATGATGCAAAGCTTGCTCTCTAATCCCCAATATATGAATCAG ATTCTCAGCCTCAACCCACAACTACGTGGCATGGTAGATACGAATCCtcaattaagagaaatgatgcAAAATCCAGATCTTCTGCGTCAATTAACCAACCCTGAGACAATGCAG CAAATGCTAGCTTTACAGCAGTCACTCACATCTCGGCTTAATCTACGGCAATCAACCTT GGATCAAGATCAGACTGGGGGGACTACAG GAGCACCAAATAATGCTGCTGCACTGGAGCTGATGATGAACATGTTTGGTGGCCTTGGAGCTGGAAGCTTGACTGTTCCAAATAACCCAGATGGTC CCCCGGAAGAACTGTATGCAACTCAGCTTTCACAGCTCCAAGAAATGGGTTTCTTTGATACTCAGGAGAATATCAGGGCACTGCGTGCTACGGCTGGGAATGTCCATGCTGCGGTTGAGCGACTTTTGGGTAATTCCGGGCAATAA